A genomic region of Mugil cephalus isolate CIBA_MC_2020 chromosome 5, CIBA_Mcephalus_1.1, whole genome shotgun sequence contains the following coding sequences:
- the LOC125008551 gene encoding protocadherin beta-15-like, translated as MGCCTFSHFHCGLAFIFLALHLANGDVSYSIPEEMKRGSVIGNIANDLGLDFGRLSARKARIDAENYNVKYCGVNLNTGDLIVQERIDRESLCGKKASCVLKQELVLENPLELHRISIRVQDINDNSPQFKEESLKFEIRESADKGSRFLLDEAHDGDIGENTVQDYSLQQNEYFKLNVNSKGSGRKYGEMILEKELDREDKNEIVLLLTAFDGGSPRRSGSVVIHVTVLDANDNAPVFSQTVYKASLTENSSVDTLVTIVSASDADEGVNGEVTYGFDHVSDENQIFSLNSKTGEVKVTGDIDYEKETSYEMQISAKDGLGLASYATLIIEVTDINDNAPVIQLNSLSNPIPENVSPGTEVGIINVQDRDSENNRQVRCSIQQNVPFKLVPSIKNYYSLVTTGQLDRELVSDYNITITATDEGSPPLSSSKTVELSVADINDNPPVFEEQSYSAYVSENNKPGSTLCSVTARDPDWRQNGTVIYSLLAGEVNGAPVSSYLSVNGDTGVIHAVRSFDYEQFRSFKVHVMARDNGSPPLSSNATVSVFISDVNDNSPQILYPAPEGNTLMTELVPKAAHGGSLVSKVIAVDADSGQNAWLSYHIVKSTDPGLFTIGLHSGEIRTQRDISESDSMKQNLIVAVKDNGQPSLSATCSMYLLISDNLAEVPELKDISYDEKNSKLTSYLIIALVSVSTFFLTFIIIILGVRFCHRRKPRLLFDGAVAIPSAYLPPNYADVDGTGTLRSAYNYDAYLTTGSRTSDFKFVTSYNDNTLPADQTLRKSPSDFADVFGDCDSSPEVGTDVT; from the coding sequence ATGGGATGCTGtacattttcccattttcacTGCGgtctggcttttatttttctggctCTCCACCTCGCCAATGGAGACGTGAGCTACTCCATCCCTGAGGAGATGAAACGCGGATCTGTAATCGGAAATATCGCAAACGATCTGGGACTAGATTTCGGAAGACTGTCTGCTCGCAAGGCCCGTATCGATGCCGAGAATTACAACGTTAAGTATTGCGGGGTTAATCTCAATACCGGCGATTTGATTGTACAAGAACGGATTGATAGAGAAAGTCTTTGTGGTAAAAAGGCATCATGTGTTCTAAAACAGGAGCTGGTACTGGAAAACCCATTGGAGCTACACCGTATTAGTATCCGTGTTCAGGATATCAACGACAATTCACCACAGTTTAAAGAGGAATCGCTTAAATTCGAGATTCGGGAATCAGCTGACAAGGGTTCTCGTTTTCTTCTTGATGAAGCACATGATGGCGATATCGGAGAGAATACTGTTCAAGACTACTCCCTTCAGCagaatgaatatttcaaattaaatgtaaattcaaAAGGCAGTGGTCGAAAATATGGTGAAATGATTTTAGAGAAAGAGTTggacagagaagacaaaaatgAGATTGTGTTGTTACTTACCGCGTTTGATGGAGGCTCTCCTCGGAGATCAGGCTCTGTAGTCATACACGTTACTGTATTGGATGCTAATGATAATGCACCAGTGTTTAGCCAGACTGTCTATAAAGCCAGTTTGACAGAAAACTCTTCTGTGGACACATTGGTGACTATTGTGAGTGCATCAGATGCAGATGAGGGAGTGAATGGTGAAGTTACTTATGGATTTGACCATGTTTCAGATGAAAACCAAATTTTCTCACTCAACTCCAAAACAGGAGAAGTCAAAGTTACTGGAGATATTGATTATGAAAAGGAGACGTCCTATGAAATGCAGATCAGTGCTAAAGATGGATTAGGATTGGCCTCATATGCCACTTTAATTATTGAAGTGACAGATATAAATGACAATGCCCCAGTTATACAACTGAACTCCCTGTCTAACCCCATACCTGAGAATGTGTCACCTGGTACTGAGGTGGGCATCATTAACGTTCAGGACAGAGACTCTGAGAACAACAGGCAGGTCCGCTGCTCCATCCAGCAAAATGTCCCTTTTAAGTTGGTTCCttctattaaaaactattattctCTAGTGACCACAGGACAACTGGACCGTGAACTAGTGTCTGATTACAACATCACAATCACTGCCACTGATGAGGGCTCTccacctctgtcctcctctaaaACTGTTGAGTTATCTGTAGCTGACATCAATGACAACCCACCTGTGTTTGAAGAACAGTCGTACAGCGCATATGtcagtgaaaataataaacctgGCTCCACGTTGTGTTCTGTTACTGCTCGAGACCCTGACTGGAGACAAAATggtacagtgatttattctctgttagCTGGTGAGGTGAACGGTGCTCCAGTGTCCTCCTATCTATCTGTTAATGGAGACACGGGAGTGATCCATGCTGTGAGGTCATTTGATTATGAACAGTTCAGGAGTTTTAAAGTTCATGTGATGGCCAGAGACAATGgttctcctccactcagcagcaacgCGACCGTCAGTGTGTTTATATCAGACGTGAATGACAACTCTCCTCAGATACTATACCCTGCCCCAGAGGGCAACACCCTCATGACTGAGCTGGTCCCCAAAGCTGCACATGGAGGCTCTCTGGTGTCCAAAGTGATAGCAGTGGACGCAGACTCTGGACAGAATGCCTGGCTGTCCTATCATATAGTCAAATCCACTGATCCTGGACTTTTCACTATTGGTCTCCACAGTGGAGAGATCAGGACACAGCGGGACATTTCTGAATCTGACAGCATGAAACAGAATCTTATTGTGGCAGTGAAAGATAACGGacagccctctctctctgccacctgctccatgtatttacttatttctgatAACTTGGCTGAGGTGCCAGAACTGAAGGACATTTCTTATGATGAGAAGAATTCCAAACTGACGTCTTATCTGATCATTGCTCTGGTGTCTGTATCCACCTTCTTtctgaccttcatcatcattatccTGGGTGTGAGGTTTTGTCACAGGAGAAAGCCCAGACTGTTGTTTGATGGAGCGGTTGCCATCCCCAGCGCTTATCTCCCTCCTAACTACGCAGATGTTGACGGCACAGGAACTTTACGCAGCGCTTACAATTATGACGCCTACCTGACAACAGGTTCAAGAACCAGTGACTTTAAGTTTGTGACATCTTACAATGACAACACGCTGCCTGCTGACCAGACTCTGAGGAAAAGTCCTTCAGACTTTGCAGATGTGTTTGGAGATTGTGACAGTTCTCCCGAGGTAGGAACAGATGTGACATAA
- the LOC125008089 gene encoding protocadherin beta-15-like: MNAFLFVKYYPMTMNKQRVLRSYCFVFFFVLASDARGDLTYSVQEELKHGSVIGNVAKDLGLDANRLFARKARVDMEGSDRQYCGINQRNGDLLVAERIDREEHCGERPSCVLRFDLLLENPLELHRLSLQVQDINDNAPVFPKDVIKLDIRESGVKGARYRINAAQDADIGQNSVQRYILQQNPHFVFSSQTTNSGNKYGELVLDKELDREEQQEIKLLLTAVDGGSPQKSGTVVIHVIVLDANDNAPVFTEAIYTASIPENSPLKTPVITVSASDADEGVNGEVTYEFSRLSDKSQKLFSLDQKTGEIQVTGVIDYEEGSKYEVMIEAKDGYGLSSEAKVIIDITDINDNPPVIYLKSLSNPIPENVSPGTEVGIINVQDRDSEKNRQVRCSIQRNVPFKLVPSIKNYYSLVTTGQLDRELVSDYNITITATDEGSPPLSSSKTFELSVADINDNPPVFEEQSYSAYVNENNKPGSTLCSVTARDPDWRQNGTVIYSLLAGEVNSAPVSSYVSVNGDTGVIHTVRSFDYEQFRSFKVHVMARDNGSPPLSSNVTVNVFILDVNDNSPQILYPAPEGNSFMTELVPKAAHGGSLVSKVIAVDADSGQNAWLSYHIVKSTDPGLFTIGLHSGEIRTQRDISESDSMKQNLIVAVKDNGQPSLSATCSMYLLISDNLTEVPELKDISYDEKNSKLTSYLIIALVSVSTFFLTFIIIILGVRFCHRRKPRLLFDGAVAIPSAYLPPNYADVDGTGTLRSAYNYDAYLTTGSRTSDFKFVTSYNDNTLPADQTLRKSPSDFADVFGDGDSSPEVGNIYVHFFDRSY; encoded by the coding sequence ATGAACGCGTTTCTGTTTGTGAAGTACTATCCGATGACGATGAATAAGCAGCGCGTTCTCCGGAGCTattgctttgtctttttctttgtattgGCGAGCGACGCCCGCGGAGACCTGACCTATTCTGTACAGGAGGAGCTGAAACACGGATCTGTCATTGGAAATGTTGCCAAGGATCTCGGACTGGATGCGAACAGACTGTTTGCTCGTAAAGCTCGTGTTGACATGGAAGGAAGCGACAGACAATATTGCGGAATTAACCAGAGAAACGGAGATTTACTCGTTGCGGAGAGAATAGACCGAGAGGAGCACTGTGGGGAAAGGCCTTCGTGTGTGCTAAGGTTCGACCTGCTGTTAGAGAATCCGCTGGAGTTACACCGGTTGTCTCTGCAGGTGCAGGACATTAACGACAATGCACCAGTCTTTCCGAAGGATGTTATAAAGCTTGATATTAGAGAATCGGGGGTCAAAGGAGCGAGGTACCGCATTAATGCAGCACAAGATGCCGACATAGGGCAGAACTCCGTTCAAAGGTACATCTTGCAACAAAACCCCCACTTTGTGTTCAGCAGTCAGACGACAAATTCTGGAAATAAATACGGAGAGTTAGTTTTGGATAAGGAGTTAGAccgagaggagcagcaggaaatTAAGTTGTTGCTGACAGCTGTGGATGGTGGTTCTCCCCAGAAATCCGGGACAGTAGTCATACATGTCATTGTGCTCGATGCTAATGATAACGCTCCGGTGTTCACGGAGGCTATATATACAGCCAGTATACCCGAAAACTCACCGTTGAAAACCCCAGTTATCACAGTAAGTGCATCTGATGCAGACGAAGGTGTAAATGGAGAAGTGACTTACGAATTTAGTCGACTCTCTGATAAATCACAAAAGCTTTTTTCACTCGACCAGAAAACTGGAGAAATCCAAGTAACAGGTGTCATAGATTATGAAGAAGGATCTAAATATGAAGTGATGATTGAGGCCAAAGATGGTTATGGTCTGTCTTCAGAGGCAAAAGTGATTATTGACATCACTGATATAAATGACAATCCTCCAGTGATATATTTGAAGTCTCTGTCTAACCCCATACCTGAGAATGTTTCACCTGGTACAGAGGTGGGAATAATTAACGTTCAGGACAGAGACTCTGAGAAAAATCGACAGGTCCGCTGTTCCATCCAGCGAAACGTCCCTTTTAAGTTGGTTCCttctattaaaaactattattctCTGGTGACCACTGGACAACTGGACCGTGAACTAGTGTCTGATTACAACATTACAATCACTGCCACTGACGAGGGCTCTccacctctgtcctcctctaaaacttttgaattaTCCGTAGCTGACATCAATGACAACCCACCTGTGTTTGAGGAACAGTCCTACAGTGCATAtgtgaatgaaaataacaaacctGGCTCCACTTTATGTTCCGTTACTGCTCGAGACCCCGACTGGAGACAAAATggtacagtgatttattctctgttagCTGGTGAGGTCAACAGTGCCCCAGTGTCCTCCTATGTATCTGTTAATGGAGACACAGGTGTGATCCACACTGTGAGGTCATTTGATTATGAACAGTTCAGGAGTTTTAAAGTTCACGTGATGGCCAGAGACAACGgttctcctccactcagcagcaacgtGACAGTGAATGTGTTCATATTGGATGTAAATGACAACTCTCCTCAGATACTGTACCCTGCCCCAGAGGGCAACTCATTCATGACTGAGCTGGTCCCCAAAGCTGCACATGGAGGCTCTCTGGTGTCCAAAGTGATAGCGGTGGACGCAGACTCTGGACAGAACGCCTGGCTGTCCTATCATATAGTCAAATCCACTGATCCTGGACTTTTCACTATTGGTCTCCACAGTGGAGAGATCAGGACACAGCGGGACATTTCTGAATCTGACAGCATGAAACAGAACCTTATTGTGGCAGTGAAAGATAACGGacagccctctctctctgccacctgctccatgtatttacttatttctgatAACTTGACTGAGGTGCCAGAACTGAAGGACATTTCTTATGATGAGAAGAATTCCAAACTGACGTCTTATCTGATAATTGCTCTGGTGTCTGTGTCCACCTTCTTtctgaccttcatcatcatcatcctgggtGTGAGGTTTTGTCACAGGAGAAAGCCCAGACTGTTGTTTGATGGAGCAGTTGCCATCCCCAGCGCTTATCTCCCTCCTAACTACGCAGATGTTGACGGCACGGGAACTTTACGCAGCGCTTACAATTATGACGCCTACCTGACAACAGGTTCAAGAACCAGTGATTTTAAGTTTGTGACATCTTACAATGACAACACGCTGCCTGCTGACCAGACTCTGAGGAAAAGCCCTTCAGACTTTGCTGATGTGTTTGGAGATGGTGATAGTTCTCCTGAGGTAGGCAATATTTACGTGCACTTTTTCGACCGCTCCTATTAA
- the LOC125008113 gene encoding protocadherin beta-15-like: MGDGRFALHFGIAFISLFLRTANGDVSYLIPEEMKRGSVIGNIAKDLGLDLGRLSARNARIDTEDNSIQHCGVNLNTGDMIVQERIDREELCAKRPSCVLKQELVLENPLELHRISIHVQDINDNSPQFPEDSLKMEIQESAVKGARFPLDEAHDGDIGENSVQAYALQQNDYFKLNVKTKDGGRKYCELVLDEELDREDKNEIVLLLTAFDGGSPQRSGSVEIHVTVLDANDNAPVFSQTVYKASLPENSPLDSLVITVSATDADMGLYGEVSYSFSHVSGQHSNMFSLHPKTGEVRVVRAIDYERASLYEMQINAKDGLGLASYATLIIEVTDINDNAPVIQLKSLSNPIPENVSPGTEVGIVNVQDKDSENNRQVRCSIKQNVPFKLVPSIKNYYSLVTTGQLDRELVSDYNITITATDEGSPPLSSSKTVENRPRGALWGKAFVCAKVRPAVRESAGVTPVVSAGAGH; the protein is encoded by the coding sequence ATGGGGGACGGTAGATTTGCGTTGCACTTCGGCAttgctttcatttctcttttcctccgcACCGCAAATGGAGACGTGAGCTACTTGATTCCCGAGGAAATGAAACGTGGATCTGTAATCGGAAATATCGCTAAAGATCTGGGACTTGATTTGGGAAGACTCTCTGCTCGTAATGCCCGCATTGATACCGAGGATAATAGTATTCAGCACTGTGGCGTAAATCTCAATACCGGAGACATGATTGTGCAAGAACGGATTGATAGAGAAGAGCTTTGTGCAAAAAGGCCATCGTGTGTTTTAAAACAGGAGCTGGTACTGGAAAACCCACTGGAACTGCACCGTATTAGTATCCACGTTCAAGACATTAACGACAATTCACCACAATTTCCAGAGGATTCACTTAAGATGGAAATTCAGGAATCGGCCGTCAAAGGCGCACGTTTTCCCCTGGATGAGGCCCATGATGGCGACATCGGAGAAAATTCAGTTCAGGCTTACGCCCTTCAACAGAATGACTATTTCAAGTTAAACGTGAAAACGAAAGACGGGGGACGAAAATACTGTGAACTAGTTTTAGACGAAGAGTTggacagagaagacaaaaacgAGATAGTGTTGTTACTTACCGCATTTGATGGAGGCTCTCCTCAGAGATCAGGCAGTGTGGAAATACACGTTACTGTGCTGGATGCTAATGATAATGCACCAGTATTTAGCCAGACTGTCTATAAAGCCAGTCTGCCTGAAAACTCTCCTTTGGACTCATTGGTGATCACAGTGAGTGCTACTGATGCAGATATGGGGCTCTATGGTGAAGTCAGTTACAGTTTTAGCCATGTTTCTGGTCAGCATAGTaatatgttttcattacatCCTAAAACTGGAGAGGTGAGAGTAGTTAGAGCTATTGATTATGAAAGAGCTTCATTGTATGAAATGCAGATTAACGCAAAAGATGGTCTGGGCTTAGCCTCATATGCAACTTTAATTATTGAAGTTACTGACATAAATGATAATGCCCCAGTTATACAACTGAAATCACTGTCTAACCCCATACCTGAGAACGTGTCACCTGGCACAGAGGTGGGCATCGTTAACGTACAGGACAAAGACTCTGAGAATAACAGGCAGGTCCGCTGCTCCATAAAGCAAAATGTCCCTTTTAAGTTGGTTCCttctattaaaaactattattctCTAGTGACCACAGGACAACTGGACCGTGAACTAGTGTCTGATTACAACATCACAATCACTGCCACTGATGAGGGCTCTccacctctgtcctcctctaaaACTGTTGAGAATAGACCGAGAGGAGCACTGTGGGGAAAGGCCTTCGTGTGTGCTAAGGTTCGACCTGCTGTTAGAGAATCCGCTGGAGTTACACCGGTTGTCTCTGCAGGTGCAGGACATTAA